One window of the Salvia miltiorrhiza cultivar Shanhuang (shh) chromosome 6, IMPLAD_Smil_shh, whole genome shotgun sequence genome contains the following:
- the LOC130989577 gene encoding cystathionine gamma-synthase 1, chloroplastic, with the protein MAVSSFARAFPSFECRSDPDFSLPEIPSPRYGAGSKSAVLRGGAGAYGLSSLILKFPPNFVRQLSVKSRRNCSNIGVAQIVAASWSNNQGAPAPTPAATAVDAAAAAAAAAPVELDTGAANGVLPVKDPCCDGENVQIDDSPKFKYASFLNSDGSVAIHAGERLGRAIATDAITTPVFNTSAYFFKKTADLIDFKEKRRASFEYGRYGNYTTLVAEEKISALEGAESTLLMASGMCVSTVMLMALVPAGGHLVTTTDCYRKTRIFIENFLPKMGITATVIDPADIGGLESALKKNKVSIFFTESPTNPFLRCVDIERVSKLCHENGALVCVDGTFATPLNQKALALGADLVVHSATKYIAGHNDVLAGSISGPEKLVSVVRNLHNVLGGALNPNAAYLIIRGMKTLHLRVQQQNTTAQRMAEILEAHPKIRCVYYPGLASHPEHHLAKKQMTGFGGVVSFEVDGDLHKTAKFIDSLKIPYIAPSFGGCESIVDQPAIMSYWDLPQSERAKYGILDNLVRFSFGVEDFEDLKFDILQALEMI; encoded by the exons ATGGCCGTTTCCAGCTTCGCTAGGGCATTTCCCTCCTTCGAGTGCCGCTCCGATCCCGACTTCTCCCTGCCGGAGATTCCTTCACCTCGATATGGCGCAGGATCCAAATCCGCCGTCCTCCGCGGCGGCGCCGGAGCGTACGGTCTTTCGTCGCTCATCCTGAAGTTTCCCCCGAATTTCGTGCGCCAGCTCAGCGTCAAGTCGCGGAGAAATTGCAGCAACATTGGCGTCGCCCAAATCGTGGCGGCTTCTTGGTCAAACAACCAAGGCGCGCCGGCTCCCACCCCGGCGGCTACGGCTGTTGACGCAGCCgcggccgccgccgctgcaGCACCGGTCGAGCTCGACACCGGTGCTGCGAATGGGGTCCTTCCGGTGAAGGATCCGTGTTGTGACGGCGAAAACGTCCAGATTGACGATTCGCCTAAATTTAAATACGCTTCATTTTTGAATTCGGATGGCAGCGTTGCGATTCATGCTG GTGAAAGATTGGGCCGTGCCATTGCTACTGATGCAATAACTACTCCAGTATTTAATACATCTGCATATTTCTTCAAGAAGACTGCTGATCTCATTGACTTTAAG GAAAAAAGACGTGCCAGTTTTGAATATGGACGGTATGGGAATTACACTACTCTCGTTGCAGAGGAAAAGATAAG TGCACTGGAAGGGGCTGAATCAACACTTTTGATGGCGTCTGGAATGTGTGTTAGCACTGTCATGTTGATGGCACTTGTTCCTGCTGGTGGGCACTTGGTGACTACAACTGACTGTTATAGGAAGACTCGGATATTTATTGAGAACTTTCTTCCCAAAATGGGAATCACT GCCACTGTCATTGATCCTGCGGATATTGGAGGTCTGGAGTCAGCTTTAAAGAAGAACAAA GTCTCTATTTTCTTTACAGAGTCTCCAACAAATCCATTCTTGAGATGTGTTGACATTGAGCGAGTCTCGAAGCTTTGCCATGAGAATGGAGCCTTGGTTTGTGTGGATGGGACGTTTGCAACTCCTCTTAACCAGAAAGCCTTGGCTCTAGGCGCTGATCTCGTTGTACACTCTGCAACTAAGTACATTGCCGGTCATAATGAT GTCCTTGCAGGGTCAATCAGTGGTCCTGAAAAATTGGTTTCTGTTGTTCGTAACTTGCATAATGTACTTGGTGGTGCTCTTAATCCA AATGCTGCATATCTGATCATCAGAGGAATGAAAACGCTGCATCTTCGTGTACAGCAACAAAACACTACAGCACAAAGGATGGCCGAGATTTTAGAGGCACATCCCAAG ATCAGGTGTGTTTATTACCCAGGGTTAGCTAGTCATCCAGAACATCATCTTGCCAAGAAGCAAATGACTGGTTTTGGTGGAGTGGTTAGTTTTGAG GTTGACGGGGATCTGCACAAAACTGCAAAATTTATCGATTCACTGAAGATTCCATACATCGCCCCTTCCTTTGGAGGTTGTGAAAGCATTGTCGATCAACCTGCTATAATGTCTTACTG GGATCTTCCCCAGTCAGAGAGGGCTAAGTACGGTATCTTGGACAACTTGGTTCGCTTCAGCTTTGGAGTGGAGGACTTTGAAGACCTCAAATTCGACATTCTTCAGGCTCTGGAGATGATATAA